ACAAAGCCATGTCTAACTCTACACTTAGAGTccgtttagatagaacttattttgctgaaactgaaaactgaaaactgaaaacactgtagcaaaataatttttaaatgtgtgaatagtaccgtgggactcatttttaatgaaaaaattgctgaaaagtaaaatttgtgggacccatgaacagtgcattgtGCACTATTCATGGCTGAAAAGTTAAACCTTGcggttgggttaaaaaaaaaaaaaaaagcaaaacgcgGACGTGGACGTGGACGTAGAAacttggatccaaacgccctcttagaGTTGATTTTTGTGGGTTAGTTGGTTGAATTGGGtaagaattttactttaaatatCCAATTGGGTTGGTTTTGGATTAGTAGTGTTTCTAACACATAACTCAACCCGACTCATCATATAtaccataattttattttattatctttattttaatgtttttagtttgatttattttggtatttgaagaattagttttgatgaatttgaaattttggtaaGTAATTTATGAACATTATGtgaattgtaataatttattgaaaatttagttaaataataaaatataaaactagtctatatatatattaataggtaaaactcaGAGAAAGCTccattagaatttgaaattagaatctaattttgaGCCACGTGTCTAAATTTACTTGGGAACCATTttataattatccacttaagtttgtGTTATGTGtccatttaagttttttaatctttgtacaaaataagttaatgagtacaaaatactaagaatctaatattaatgaattatatattttttttaaaccaatcacatatactcaataaaaatcactacacaacaaaaatcaccacactttctattttattataaaatagagaaaaaaaattatcaaaagtagtattaaatttggGTAAGAATTTTAAATGTGACTAAttaagtttaattttaaaaaaattgactaattatttatatttttatgataaaaattgtgtttaattttaaatgtatacatacatattcatgtgttacatgctatttaaaaaaaatattgactaattgtttatattttataataaaaattgggtttaattttaaatgcattcatGCGTTTATGTGGGTTACATGCTAGTTTTTTATAAGACATGAAACATATATGTACAACCTACTTACACCCAACTCAATCTATATGAGTTGAGTTGGATTGGTTTCTAGTTCTACACATGTAATAATTGGATTAGATTGAGAATTTCACAACCTGAAAAGGTCTGGTTGAATTGTAAAAACCCTTCAATCCCACGGTGCACACTTGTAACATTTATAAGTTTTGTTATGGAAATAACATTTATGATttacattttataatattagagcatccacatcagttctttcattttacacatccatttttacactaaaaacctactttttctattttacacatccatttttacaaaacatccacattagttcatctattctatcacctcttttaattaaataatcaattttctcacATCTTTTATTATTTCCCTCAACCACCCTTTTTAATGcgcgcgctctctctctctctctctacccattttttttttttttttgctctctctctctatacccatctctctaCCCGCTCTCTACCCATCttcagatcaactctccctcttgATCAACTCTCATCAACTttccctctcgatcaactctccctaGCTCTAATCCACAAGcaccgagctccgatccacgagctcTGAGCTCTGATCCATGATCCACGAGCTCTGATCCACAAGTAAGACCCCAAAGCTCTAAGCTCCAATCCACAATCCAagagctccgatccacgatccacaagctccgagctccgatccacaggCAAGACCTATGAGTTCCgatccagtcaagcaccgatcgtTCCACAAGCATCAATCAAGCATCGATCGTTCCGATCAAGCGCCGATTTATGTTTgtgtttctctttttctttttctttttcttttttgagcaAATGTATCCCTATGTTGATTTGTTTGTATGGATGtatttgtgtgtgggtgtgtttgtgtgcatctaaggaaaaagaagaagatgaggagagactaagtttgttgagcacggagaagagagagaaaaaaaggagcgaacgaaaatcaataaaataataaatggacgagctacagtagccgtgtatatttacacggttattGTAGCTCGTGGATGGATTTGTACAATTTTAGACagttttacacccactgatgtggaagtttttttgaccaaaatgaagaaatttttatattatagaaGACTTTAAAAAAACTGATGTAATTGCTCTTACAATTGAATTAATAACGGTTGTGGAATTGTTCTACTTTATCACTTTTCTATTCTTCTTGCAAGCTGTTGAGGTACTAGTCTAAGGggttttgttatttgttatttgttattttttttttcacacgaCTTCAATGCACATTATATAATATACAATTACCATTTGTAGTACACGTCAAAGAATTTTCAATTACTTGAACTTCAACAAACAAATAGactggttaaaaaaaaacaaaaacaaataaatagacTTTCCTTGATGTCCTCATGTACTGGCTgtttttattagataaattcTAACCTGTCCTTTTGAATCATGATAACAAATGTACCTTCCTCAATTGTGCATCTCCATTCATATATTACAGATTCAAATTAACgtcatattatttataaataaataaaatattttccaaataaaacctcaaaaaaaaaaaattacgccTTTGTGTTTTCTCCTTgttgtgctcttttttttttttgtgtggctaTTTTGGCAGGTGGGGAttggttgttttttgtttcGTCACTACAAATTccattatatgtattttttttaataaatattttgatagtATTAGAGAAGATTAAATATTTCTATTGAAAATATCATGAAATATTAAccaattaaattatgaaattcttAACCTATTatatgtaatttaaaaattaaataaatttttgtaactcaatttatatatattttttgttttttttttcaacaaagacTTCAACTGttcaaaaaaagaacaaattcttagagcattcacattatagcatctaaaaaatttagcttttagtaactcaaaacactactttatctatttttacaATCCACTTTATAATATACCCTACAACGAAGGTTTTATATTAACattcaatacattaaaataatgcaaaaaaaaaaaaacaatatatctAATATAATAACCAACAATCACAGCcatcaatatattaaaatacttttttttttacactctacattaaaatattattttttgttttaagttttgagCTACATAGCAACCCACTGTAACTCAAAGTTAAGGGCTCATTTGGTAACGCtattctagtaacgttgtttgtattttttgaaaatacatgtagatgaaaaagtatgtgaaaatacgtgtaatgttgtttaaaaactgaaaactattgCTTAAAATGCCATACCAAACGGcccttaaatttatttttaactttagcTGCTTTGCTGCCGCCAAAGTTTTAGAGAATTGGTTGCTAAATTgacatttttgtcaatttagcaACCTAGCTGAGGATACTCTTATGAATGTGAATTTGAGCAATAACCGTTTATATAATGACCTCTCTCtctgtatatattaaaataaagtggaaaagaaagaacactgcattataattttttgcttCAAATGTAAGCCAAGGAATCACGTAGCTGTAAGTGTGGTCACATAAAGCCAggaccagaaaaaaaaaaattatcaaactcaaactcatcaatctcactctctctcactctctctctctcaatatataGGTGGCATTTTACCACTTCAAATCTACAACCAAATCGAACCTGAAATTGAAtattatcttctttcttttctgctGCTATGTCAATATTGAAATTTGCGACAAGTTAGACTTTTGAGGAATAAATTAGGTTCATTAACACAAATGCCCCCTatcattcaaattttcaataagCAAATGGAGAAAGAATTTGTTGCCAAAACcaaccaacaaaagaaaaagaaaaaagaaaagaagatccTCATTGTTAATAAAGTACTGTgtctaaacaaaacaaaaccaaaaaaaaaaaagtactggGTCTAGCTAGTAAATTTCCTTCAAAATTTTGGTTGGTGTACGAGAACTACTGTACAGTCTGTACTAGTAACAGTAATTCTATATTTACTTTTCTTCCCCTTTTGGCCAgggaataaaaattaaagaacaataTCACTAGCCACAATAATTATGCACAAACGAACAGTAAGAATTTTAGAGCTTTGAAAGGGTGACACGTTGCTAATAGGTATTGCACAATTGCGCCACGTTGCCAAGTGTATGTTTAGGCACGTAGTAATAAGTAAGGCCTAGCAAATGGGGGTGGGACCCGGAGAGTGAGCAAAAAGTCCAACTTATTATAGAAGTTAACGGaagatttggatttgtttatttattatagttCCCAGAAGAGAATGAAAAAGCTGTGGACTACTGCCGTGATTATCTTTAACACTTTTGCCTCTTTCTAGGCCATCCTGTCTTTATTGTGGGCCTCAGCCCAGTTTCACTGTCTCCATTATCCCATTTGAGCatcttaactaaaaaattaataaaaattgagataaacgttttttttttttttgggtaaatcaaATTGAGATAAagttttccgctgcatattcaACATgtaaaaagtaaatattttttatttagtgagttttttttttttttttggaatagcCTGctttataataaatactcttGAGTCAATACAATAATgagatttataaaaaagaaaaagaaaaagaggtgagtcaatttcaagtttttattaaGTTAACTAGAATTCATTAGTACATCCAAGTATCTCTGCTAAGAAcagaatttaattataaaattaattgtacCTTAAGGCTATaatcttattcaataaaataaacattattatatatatatatatatattgaaaatctaactgttgaattgcatgttcttacgctcttaatacacatgtcaaattttgtgttaatcaaatattatttacaatataatctataagcttgtattttatgaataattttaaactacaaaaacttgtaatttaaacagtATATAGATagcatagctattgatttttaattttctagaaattttgcaagaatgAAGAGTATAAGAAAAAGACGTAATTCAATAGTgcatttgtcaaaatttatctccaataaaaagatattgagtaaagttataGCCAaaagttacaactaattttgtaattaaattttgtccCTCAACTAGCATCCCCAGGTGTCTAAAAGTAAGTTATTCTAGGGGTGTCCAtgttcaacccaacccacaaaCACGACACGGGTTTTTGCTGGTTAGGGTTGTatcttaatgggtttgggtcataaacagGTCGACCCGAAAGCGACACGATAAAAAACGTGTCATAAATGGGTCAACCCACATAACCCGCAATAGACACATTTGACatgccaatttatttgtgtcaacccaaaATGACCCACTCAACACAATTtgtttaactcgtataacaaataatattcattttattttagatttgtcaaataccttttatatccaacatatattttaaatttaaaaagaaaagtgagtaattacaaaaacttacaagagatataattggaaattgaaactttacaaaccctagatttctaaaccctacaaaccctaGATATAATTGGGTAAGGTCAACCTGCTTTATTAACAAGTCGGGTTAGGGTTAaaggatcatgacacgattattaaatgagtcAGGTTAGAATTGAGCCATTTAGTCGAATACTCCTACCTCGACACAATACGaacccgaattgacacccctaagTTATTCAAAGGTCAAATCCTTCACCTTTAATTGTTGAGATATTAAAAAAGGAATTCAATAAATATTGCATATCCAACGTATAAATCCACACTAAATTTACTACAAAAAGAACGATtgcttaaaaatatttttcttctttttcttttgttttttactttttatgtattttttttttcctagggaTGTATTTCAGAGCTGGACAATAGTTGAGGACAACAgtgcaaactttttttttttttttaatatataactCTTTAAAATTACGCCTCTTTTTAGGTATATcgtatatgtatataaattgtACAAAATGAACACTAAATAAACTAGTGAACCCCGTATCTACTCTATTACCAACCCAAAATTTGCATGTATCCATTTACAACGAGATGGCCCCAGGACCTATTGGTGGAGGAGCTCACAACTATTAATGTGACTTATTGTGATTTATGCATTGAATTAATAATCTAATATTAggtatataaattttgtaatatatatatatatatatatatatttcaaaatggTATGCTAAAATAGGctgatataaaaatattttgtttcgaTAGCTAAACTGAAATAGGTCCAAAATGATATTTAGATCATCGTGTCACCTAAGTTTGCGATATgcggagaagagagaaaaatgaaaagagaaacaaaaaaaaacaaaaaacaaaaaacaaaaatatattttaatgaatgaaagaaaaaaattattgagttaGATATGGGATGTATTTGAAAGTAGGTTTCTAAGTCTAAGATTTTGATTAGACCGTATGAATGGTGGCTGCTCTCTAACAATTTCTTCCAAGGTGGGCACGTGATACAGTAGACTTAAGATCACATGATAGAACGTAGAAAACAAAGAGATCTAGCCAGCATTTGTCACGTGGTGGGCTAACCATCCGGCATATAATCTCAGCCTCAGGCTGATAAGGTACTTGTTCTGTTGAATTTGAAGTATTATAATGACCCATCCCAGTTgggggtatatatatatatatatatatatatatatatatatatatatatatatatatatatatatcaaaatgagtttataaatcaaatggtaaatagcATCAGATTGATATAAAAATTgacatgcatattaagaacatataaaacatgtaattcaacggttggattttcaaaatattaattcaataataaattattgggtggtgtaatgtaatttgaacccaattatatatatatatatatatatatatatatatatatatatatatatatatatatatatttcattgagACATTGACATCTACATTTGTATATTAGAATGACTCACTGCTCAATCAATGTTCATCCATTACATATATATAGTTTAGATTTATATCATGTCACTTGACCTATAAGGACAAAAACAGCTACATCTCTTGGTTTAACTTGTCAAATTGAAGATTAGTGACTTATTAATGATACATTAGAAACATCCAAGTAGgcctttttatttaaatgatttgACTTGAACCATACTTCTAGAAGTGCAAAAAAAAGGAGGTAATTAAGGGTTTGAGAGTTGAGATCCCAGTTGTCATTATACATCATGATAACCCAGCATTGGGGTTGCACTACATGTGTCGTGAACTCAGTAGCCAACAGTCATGAATAATGATACAATTGAAGATACCTCAGGCGTGAAACAACCAAGCCCATTGTTTGGGGAGCACTTTCTATGTATTTTCTAAAACCCCACTTTCATTcaagataaaatttaattgCAGACCAGAATATTTTATTATGCTTGATGAATGGTGTCACTAAAGACGTACTCATAGATGCTGGTGGAACTAGGGAAATCatggtgtttttttattttaataaaaaaattagtcagATTGGACATGTAATGCCTGAAAGCCTTTACAACCAGAGAAATATATAAACCTTTGGAAAAATTATGGATTGCTGCAGAGGATATTAACATATTAGAATAcgtaaataatgaaaaatgttaGTGTTTTTATACAGATTGCTACTATTAAATTTTATTCCAAGTTTTCAGTCAAGGCAAGCAGAAAAGCTCTTAGAGTATGGATCATGTCCCAAAAATTATGGTGAGTTAAGTGACGGAATTCGGTACAAGTGATGAAAGCACAGATGTAGCTAGTTAAAAGGGTCTTGCTGCTTCTTCCATCATCTTCTTAACTCTTGTCAATTTTTCAATCTCCTTGAGAACCTGaaatattagtaaataaaatgaggaaattaaaaaagaaaaagaaaagaaagacatgCTTAGTGACTTAAGTCTTATTATCTAGATCAAAAATCGAAGCATTTTCTCATTGTAACTATATTTTTTCACCTCTAAAGCCATGTCTTCGATGGTAACTGCGTCCATATCATCATAACCTAATTGAGTAGCAACCTCTGCAAAGAATCGGTAGCTGTTAGAACCACCAAGAAAATACAGTTGACTACATGATGAAGTGAGTACAAGATATTATGGGGATATACTTTGTAGTGAAACAGTTGCATCAGCTGTACCATATCCACCTCTCATTTCTTCATGAAGTGCAATTAACTGAGTCAAAACCTGGTTATCATTTATCAGAGCTGTTAATATTTAAAAGGGCTCAAGATTACTAAAATTTAGTGAAAGTTTGAGAAAGACTAGGCAGGTTCTACTATTGAAAATAAGAGAGGAAGTTAAAACCTCAGAATAAGCTTCAGAAGTATATATTTCTGAATCAGAAAGTTGAGACTGGTCTTTAATCACCTCCCTGGCAACCATGTCTAAGGGCACATCAACACATATCGAGATTCCATATCTCAGAAAAGCCCTATATATGACGAAAGTAAATCGAAAAAAGCAGGAAATTAATAATGATAGATTACTTATGCAGCGGACTATAGGCTGTGAATTAAGAAATAAGTGGAAGCAGTATTCCTACAGATTAGTAGAACTCTGAACTGCACCATCTCCAGCACAAATCACTAGTCGACCCATGGATGATAACTGCTTCAACACTTCAGTCTGCAGCAACATGCCAAAAATTCTTAGGATATCTAAATGCTTCACTACTTCAAGTTACTGTATCAGCTGACTTATTTGGAGGATTAACCAATGcagtttaaatattaaatatggcAAAAATGCTATCACTGATACTGATCTGGAGATTGATCATTGAGGTTCATTCTTTAAGTGAACTGCCTTCTAAGTTGAATATTCTTTGAACACAACTGATGTAACCAGTCTTAATCTGTAATAGAGCTTTAATACAAAAGCAACAGAAAGCAACTATAAgtaagtttcaaatttcaagcaATCACCTCAGACTCACAAAAGGCCTTTTCATCACTTTCCTTTAAAGATTTGGCAGCAGATTCACCTCCGGCAGCTTCCTCAACCAAACCATCACTGGATGTAGAagaacccaaaacaaaaatttagctATAGGGATTACTTGATCTTCTCCTGAATTTTCATAGTTACAGCTCATGGATACCTGTCAAAGTAATAATATCGTAATACACCTGCTAGAAGTTTCCCCAAACTGGTCTTTATGGAGTTTTTCATCCCTTAACACATAAGAACATAACCATAATCACCATGAGATCCATAAGTTCAGAAGCATCACCAAGCATCAAGTGATTCTTACCCACAAGAAATATGGAAGTTCCTTTCAGTTCAGGGGATATATCCATAGCTTTCTTCTGGATTAAAACTGAACAGTTAAAATGAGAACTTCAAACCACAAGAAGCCAACAGGAGTAGCATATCTTCTCAAGCCATGGTCATCATAAAAACTATATATGAAAGGGAAACAAAATTCCCAGTTTTGGCTTCCTTCACTAAAGAagcattttctttcttaaaataactcattttttcAGAGAGAACAAAATGCATAAAAGATTGAGGCACAAGGAAATGACATCTCACCTTCAATGCAAGCGAAGGTTCAAGCACAGCGTCCTTCGTCTTTGGATCTTTAAAGGGgacaaaaatgaataaaagggAGGGGCGACACAAATAATGAAATTAGAACGTATGAGTTTGCTACTTAAAAACCCtcaaatattgtaaatcaatttAAGCTGATTGAAACTTCACCACTCAATCCACTTTGCAGGGAGCATAATTGGATCATGTGAATATGGAAATGAATACtcataattgaatttttaattttagtaattttactACTTCAAAACccttaaaaattgtaaatctAATCAAGCTAATTGAAACTTCACCACCCAATCTAATTTATTTTCACTCTATCACACAGAACAGTTAATCTTCCCTTCCTCTACTCACTTTACATGGAGCATCATTGAATCATGTGAATATGGAAATGATTACTCATATTTGAATTATGCAAATATAATAACTTAATGAGGAAGTTGGCACACATTAGACCAACAAAATCCATGACTCACCAACTTGGAAACCAACATCAAACAACTAACATGCATTTCAGAACGTTACAAACATCCAACAATTATAATCACATAAAGAGTTCACTACCTATTAAAACAAAACGAAGGAAATCTCTGAGAACCCCAATTCATTTTAGGTAAATTCATAAAGTAATTCAGTCTTTAAACGACCCATAAGAATTGGATGAAAAATTCCAATTAACTTAAAATGCTTCAACAGTTAAAATCTGTTTTGTTGCTGAAAACACGAGGTTGAGAAAcgaaaaaaaatagcataatgcaacaaaaacaaaacacaaacctCAATCTTGCTTCTATCTATAACTCTATCCAACAAACacacccaacaacaaaaaaaaaaaaaaaaaacctcaattcAACAAAAcactaattaaataaacattccaacccaaaaaagaaaaagcaacatGGGTTTTTGAAAAGGACTCACTGAGAGTGCTATCATTGGCCACAGAGCAAGTGGTGGAGCGAGATTGAGTGTGGAAAGGAGAGCTTGGAAGAGGTGGGTGGAAGCGGAGGGTGTGGTAATTACGAGTGGATAAGGAGTGTGGGAAATGGGTCTGGGAGAGGCTGAAACTCGAAGCCACAGCATGAAAGGGACGTTGGAATTGGAGGGTATTGCAGTTGCATGAGGTTATTAGCTCCatggacacggacacggacatgAAGGGTTATAGAtaagttgtttttgtttagtttatcgGTTTCCTCACGCCTCACAGTGTTTGCAACTTCAAGTTCGTTTCTCTCGGTTTAGTACCCGG
This genomic stretch from Castanea sativa cultivar Marrone di Chiusa Pesio chromosome 1, ASM4071231v1 harbors:
- the LOC142641978 gene encoding putative inactive shikimate kinase like 1, chloroplastic isoform X1 — protein: MSVSVSMELITSCNCNTLQFQRPFHAVASSFSLSQTHFPHSLSTRNYHTLRFHPPLPSSPFHTQSRSTTCSVANDSTLNPKTKDAVLEPSLALKKKAMDISPELKGTSIFLVGMKNSIKTSLGKLLAGVLRYYYFDSDGLVEEAAGGESAAKSLKESDEKAFCESETEVLKQLSSMGRLVICAGDGAVQSSTNLAFLRYGISICVDVPLDMVAREVIKDQSQLSDSEIYTSEAYSEVLTQLIALHEEMRGGYGTADATVSLQKVATQLGYDDMDAVTIEDMALEVLKEIEKLTRVKKMMEEAARPF
- the LOC142641978 gene encoding putative inactive shikimate kinase like 1, chloroplastic isoform X2 → MSVSVSMELITSCNCNTLQFQRPFHAVASSFSLSQTHFPHSLSTRNYHTLRFHPPLPSSPFHTQSRSTTCSVANDSTLILIQKKAMDISPELKGTSIFLVGMKNSIKTSLGKLLAGVLRYYYFDSDGLVEEAAGGESAAKSLKESDEKAFCESETEVLKQLSSMGRLVICAGDGAVQSSTNLAFLRYGISICVDVPLDMVAREVIKDQSQLSDSEIYTSEAYSEVLTQLIALHEEMRGGYGTADATVSLQKVATQLGYDDMDAVTIEDMALEVLKEIEKLTRVKKMMEEAARPF